One genomic window of Glycine soja cultivar W05 chromosome 9, ASM419377v2, whole genome shotgun sequence includes the following:
- the LOC114367802 gene encoding uncharacterized protein LOC114367802 gives MEDEAEETKSAARIFVGGLAEAVSAEDLRSLFASLGSVQSVQTIRTKGRSFAYLDFLSDPKSLSKLFSKYNGCLWKGGRLRLEKAKEDYLVRLKREWEQGTLDDATQKPPTAASEEEMPNTAQSSKSNTKHLNIFFPRLRKVKSIPFSGTGKHKYSFQNIKVPPLPVHFCDCEEHCKPFVPEREKLSIDRTAESGGINDEEISIMNAVMNKLFEKEQVSNAKNLGEEKDSFESPDALHSDECEDSATDEDDLIINVETKKNKTSLTEDKELQRILENQESWFNKRKIAKEEPNKSTLLVQKRSNSNPDKNKKRKSLPKLEVSTTPGSKSNMQTLPDEVGSDAQPTELEDDFGEKVSWSQKSSWRELLGDKGNTSFSASLILPKLDSGESQQRSDDQSAPVSTNNKTENMERDGHLGSKPADAPVIEEHAEAQPTNKQVIEDVANNKHNVAPNKTGRGASWLQKQSWTQMVGQNNNSFSISNILPGITFPEPMAKEAIMEPAISNDCKHNGVAKDTVNVVCDGFNSRETIPGKSQHTSANDIASASVGEEKGETSPREKSTENVEIGETCSFMRSAASLKEWAKAKAAMSGSLKRKHGEKGEKEDRKVPVRRKYDG, from the exons ATGGAGGATGAAGCGGAAGAAACGAAGAGCGCGGCAAGAATATTCGTCGGAGGATTGGCAGAAGCCGTGAGCGCCGAGGACCTTCGAAGCTTATTCGCCTCTCTGGGCTCCGTCCAATCCGTCCAAACCATCCGAACCAAAGGCCGCAGCTTCGCCTACCTCGACTTCCTCTCCGACCCCAAATCCCTCTCCAAGCTCTTCAGCAAG TATAATGGGTGTCTGTGGAAGGGTGGAAGGCTGAGGCTGGAGAAGGCCAAAGAAGACTATCTTGTGCGTTTGAAGAGAGAATGGGAACAAGGCACTCTAGATGATGCTACTCAAAAACCACCCACTGCTGCTTCTGAGGAGGAAATGCCCAACACCGCACAATCTTCCAAGTCAAATACCAAACACCtcaatattttctttcccaGATTGAGAAAG GTGAAATCCATACCTTTCAGTGGAACTGGAAAGCACAAATACAGTTTTCAGAATATTAAAGTTCCTCCTCTCCCTGTGCATTTTTGTGATTGTGAGGAGCATTGTAAGCCTTTTGTCCCTGAAAGAGAAAAGCTATCTATTGATAGGACAGCTGAAAGTGGTGGAATAAATGATGAGGAGATTAGCATAATGAATGCTGTGATGAACAAGCTATTTGAAAAAGAACAGGTTTCCAATGCCAAGAACCTTGGAGAGGAGAAGGATTCTTTTGAATCACCTGATGCTTTACATTCTGATGAATGCGAAGATAGTGCAACAGATGAAGATGATCTCATTATTAACGTGgagacaaagaaaaataaaacatctttAACAGAGGACAAGGAACTTCAAAGGATCTTGGAAAACCag GAATCATggtttaataaaagaaaaattgctAAGGAAGAACCCAACAAGAGCACGCTTCTAGTGCAAAAAAGGAGTAATAGCAATcctgacaagaacaagaagagAAAATCACTTCCCAAATTGGAAGTGTCTACTACCCCTGGAAGCAAGAGTAATATGCAGACCCTTCCAGATGAGGTGGGATCTGATGCACAGCCTACTGAACTAGAAGATGATTTTGGGGAAAAAGTTTCATGGTCTCAGAAGTCTTCATGGAGAGAACTTCTTGGTGACAAAGGCAATACTTCTTTCAGCGCTTCTCTCATATTGCCAAAGTTGGACTCTGGTGAGAGTCAACAAAGATCTGACGATCAATCCGCACCTGTATCTACAAACAACAAAACTGAAAACATGGAAAGGGATGGGCACCTAGGGAGCAAACCTGCCGATGCACCCGTGATAGAGGAGCATGCCGAAGCTCAACCTACCaataaacaagtgatagaaGATGTTGCCAATAATAAGCATAATGTGGCACCTAATAAGACAGGCAGAGGAGCTTCATGGCTGCAAAAACAATCCTGGACACAAATGGTTGGTCAGAATAACAATTCATTTAGCATTTCAAATATTTTGCCTGGCATTACTTTCCCAGAGCCAATGGCCAAGGAGGCCATTATGGAACCTGCCATTTCCAATGATTGCAAGCACAATGGCGTAGCTAAGGATACTGTTAATGTTGTCTGTGATGGGTTTAACTCAAGGGAGACTATACCAGGAAAGAGTCAGCATACCAGTGCCAATGACATTGCTTCTGCTTCAGTAGGTGAGGAAAAAGGTGAAACAAGTCCGAGGGAAAAATCCACTGAAAATGTTGAAATAGGCGAAACTTGCTCATTTATGAGAAGTGCTGCATCTTTGAAGGAATGGGCAAAAGCTAAGGCTGCTATGAGTGGATCACTCAAAAGAAAACACGGTGAGAAGGGTGAGAAGGAAGATCGAAAGGTTCCCGTAAGGCGGAAATATGACGGTTGA